One Methylocapsa sp. D3K7 DNA window includes the following coding sequences:
- a CDS encoding trypsin-like serine protease codes for MSLGAVLASLLALFLPMPASALVGPTQLAPEFKPYVVMILDNGSGEGASYCSASVIAQDVVLTAAHCVSTPSATQVFFLGGEGKLIFLVAAWIIWTLASVLLIPLAIHFGRIRPHTSFQAGLSLIIFGTAIAYYLWPGVAERLVFSDVASIAINPGYRPNTGQDTASIDLALMRLAKPLPSSFKPVEILRNFSVVTGQRLQIVGFGHADEEERGTSGILRTAVLAANGPKSPVLVHLTDPDGNRLGGCTGDSGAPVFAVGRPALVAVAIRAKGEDGYACGAETEAVLTGPQLPWIREILDAWSGAKNLTL; via the coding sequence ATGCCCGCCTCTGCTTTGGTCGGCCCCACCCAGCTGGCGCCTGAATTCAAGCCTTATGTCGTTATGATCTTGGACAACGGCAGCGGCGAAGGCGCCAGCTATTGCAGCGCCAGCGTCATCGCTCAAGACGTCGTCCTGACCGCCGCGCATTGCGTGTCCACTCCTTCCGCCACGCAGGTGTTTTTTCTAGGCGGCGAAGGCAAGCTGATTTTTCTTGTTGCTGCTTGGATCATTTGGACTCTGGCCTCGGTTCTGCTCATCCCCCTGGCGATCCATTTTGGCCGGATACGCCCGCACACCAGCTTCCAAGCAGGCCTGAGCTTGATCATTTTTGGGACCGCCATAGCCTATTATCTTTGGCCGGGCGTTGCCGAGCGATTGGTGTTTTCCGACGTCGCCTCGATTGCCATCAACCCAGGGTACCGGCCGAACACCGGGCAGGATACGGCTTCCATAGATCTTGCCCTTATGCGCCTCGCAAAGCCCCTTCCTTCTTCCTTCAAACCCGTGGAAATTTTGCGCAATTTCTCCGTCGTGACAGGGCAGCGATTGCAGATTGTGGGATTCGGTCACGCGGATGAAGAAGAACGCGGCACGTCGGGCATTTTGCGGACCGCTGTCCTGGCCGCCAACGGACCCAAATCACCGGTTCTTGTCCATTTGACAGATCCAGATGGCAACCGGCTTGGCGGCTGTACAGGCGATTCCGGCGCCCCCGTTTTTGCGGTCGGCCGGCCCGCCCTGGTGGCCGTGGCAATCAGGGCCAAGGGCGAAGATGGTTATGCTTGCGGGGCCGAAACCGAGGCGGTTCTCACTGGCCCTCAGCTGCCTTGGATTCGCGAAATCCTTGACGCATGGTCAGGGGCAAAAAATCTGACACTCTAA
- a CDS encoding patatin-like phospholipase family protein — MPHTARTALVLQGGGALGAYELGAARRLYKDQDFAPDLIAGVSIGAITAVLLARPAKGLKPLEALEAFWQKVTVSGLFLPPPLRPYASALGNPNFFVPRFDYYALPIWTNIYDTAPLRETLSQLVDLKALADPNARPGLLVSATDVQAGQIEYFFSKDQGLSLDHIVASGSLPPSFPMTQIGEKYYWDGGLFDNTPLGAVLDRLDTSVGADRTIYVVNLFPNEAPVPSNMQEVTVRTQNLQFANRTGADVKMLGRINEVADLMQALENLPGGNPLKDNPAYQAVAKRHYIRVPRIVAITRPDQVLGFGGSDFSPKTIEERAVEGFKQTDRALAA; from the coding sequence ATGCCGCATACGGCAAGAACGGCATTGGTCCTCCAAGGTGGCGGCGCGCTTGGCGCCTATGAGCTTGGCGCGGCGCGGCGGCTCTACAAGGACCAGGATTTCGCGCCAGATTTGATCGCGGGCGTCTCGATCGGTGCGATCACCGCAGTGCTTCTGGCACGTCCCGCAAAGGGTTTGAAACCACTCGAAGCACTTGAAGCCTTCTGGCAAAAAGTTACCGTTTCCGGGCTTTTTCTGCCGCCTCCCCTGCGGCCTTATGCTTCGGCGTTGGGAAACCCAAATTTCTTCGTGCCAAGGTTCGATTACTACGCCCTGCCGATATGGACGAACATCTACGATACGGCGCCGCTCCGCGAGACACTTTCCCAATTGGTCGATCTCAAGGCCCTCGCGGACCCTAACGCCAGACCCGGACTTCTCGTCAGTGCGACGGATGTGCAGGCAGGGCAAATAGAATATTTCTTCAGTAAGGACCAAGGACTTTCCTTGGACCATATCGTGGCAAGCGGCAGCTTGCCGCCGTCGTTTCCAATGACACAGATCGGCGAGAAATATTACTGGGACGGAGGTTTGTTCGACAACACGCCCCTCGGCGCCGTGCTCGACAGGCTCGATACGTCGGTGGGGGCTGACCGGACGATTTATGTCGTCAATCTGTTTCCCAATGAGGCACCGGTCCCGAGCAACATGCAAGAAGTCACGGTTCGGACGCAGAACCTCCAGTTTGCCAATAGGACCGGCGCGGATGTGAAAATGCTAGGGAGGATCAACGAGGTCGCCGACTTGATGCAGGCGCTGGAAAATCTTCCCGGAGGCAATCCGCTCAAGGACAACCCGGCCTATCAGGCGGTGGCGAAGCGTCACTACATCCGCGTTCCGCGCATCGTCGCGATCACACGCCCGGATCAAGTTTTGGGCTTTGGAGGAAGCGATTTTTCTCCCAAGACAATCGAAGAACGCGCGGTTGAAGGTTTCAAACAGACCGACAGGGCGTTGGCGGCGTAG
- a CDS encoding DsbE family thiol:disulfide interchange protein — protein sequence MTARAPKPHADSHAAQRPLVVFVPLLLFAALAGLFLFRLFAGDASLLPSALIGRQVPDFDLSSVDGLDKRGFSAADLRQGKVTLVNVFASWCVPCHQEHQVLMQLAADPILKRTGASLFGIAYKDDPANVQRFLAENGDPFARIGADRKGRVAIDWGVYGVPETFIIKGDGTIAYRFVGPVSEEAYRQTILPEIEKAQR from the coding sequence ATGACAGCGCGCGCACCCAAGCCACACGCGGATTCGCACGCAGCGCAGCGGCCCCTCGTCGTTTTCGTGCCCTTGCTGCTGTTCGCCGCTCTGGCAGGGCTCTTTTTGTTCCGGCTCTTTGCCGGCGATGCGTCGCTGCTGCCCTCGGCGCTCATCGGCCGGCAAGTTCCTGACTTCGATTTGTCGTCGGTTGATGGGCTCGACAAGCGGGGCTTTTCCGCCGCCGATCTTCGGCAAGGCAAAGTGACGCTTGTGAACGTCTTCGCTTCCTGGTGCGTGCCCTGCCACCAGGAACATCAAGTGCTGATGCAGCTCGCGGCGGACCCTATTCTCAAACGCACGGGAGCGAGCCTGTTCGGAATTGCCTATAAGGATGATCCGGCGAACGTTCAGCGTTTTCTTGCTGAAAATGGCGACCCGTTCGCGCGGATTGGCGCAGACCGCAAAGGGCGCGTGGCAATTGACTGGGGCGTCTATGGGGTGCCGGAAACTTTTATCATCAAAGGCGACGGCACGATCGCTTACCGGTTCGTCGGGCCGGTAAGCGAGGAAGCCTACCGGCAAACGATCTTGCCGGAGATCGAAAAAGCCCAACGTTGA
- a CDS encoding heme exporter protein CcmD, with translation MSHDSHLGFIIAAYVFAFVIAAGMVVTIVVDYLNLKRALASFSVPEIRQDDDPQNPNPSDDLETRS, from the coding sequence ATGAGCCATGATTCGCATCTTGGCTTTATTATTGCTGCTTACGTCTTTGCCTTTGTGATCGCCGCCGGAATGGTGGTGACAATCGTCGTGGACTATCTGAATTTAAAGCGGGCGCTCGCCTCGTTTTCCGTTCCGGAAATCCGCCAAGATGACGATCCGCAAAATCCGAATCCTAGTGATGATTTGGAAACTCGCTCATAA
- a CDS encoding heme ABC transporter permease: MKSMPNYASPTYFLRIARPLIPISAALTAVLLGVGLYLALFVAPPDYQQGETVKIMYLHVPSAWLAMLIYLVMTSAALGTLVWRHPLADAAQKAAAVLGAGFTLLCLGTGSLWGKPMWGTWWVWDARLTSVLVLFLIYLGLVALWRTIEDPGKAARAAAIFTLVGAVNIPIIKFSVDWWNTLHQPASVFRLGGPAIAPSMLWPLVVMVLAFTFLFLTLYLLAIRNEILRRRLRRMSILAASVQEQGRPSAWEAAYEP, translated from the coding sequence ATGAAATCCATGCCAAACTATGCCTCGCCCACATATTTTCTACGTATCGCCCGCCCCCTCATTCCGATATCGGCGGCGCTGACGGCAGTGTTGCTGGGCGTTGGGCTTTATCTTGCCCTCTTTGTCGCACCGCCTGATTATCAGCAGGGCGAGACGGTCAAGATCATGTATCTGCATGTTCCGTCGGCATGGCTCGCCATGTTGATTTATCTCGTCATGACGTCCGCTGCGCTTGGCACGCTTGTGTGGCGCCACCCCCTCGCGGACGCGGCGCAAAAGGCGGCGGCGGTGCTTGGGGCCGGCTTCACCTTGCTGTGCCTTGGTACTGGCTCACTGTGGGGTAAGCCCATGTGGGGCACGTGGTGGGTCTGGGACGCGCGGCTCACCTCGGTTCTGGTCCTTTTCTTGATCTACCTCGGACTGGTCGCTTTGTGGCGCACCATCGAAGACCCTGGCAAGGCGGCCCGCGCGGCGGCGATATTCACCCTTGTCGGAGCGGTCAACATTCCGATCATTAAATTTTCCGTCGACTGGTGGAACACGCTGCACCAGCCGGCGTCGGTCTTCCGCCTCGGGGGTCCCGCCATCGCTCCTTCCATGCTGTGGCCGCTCGTGGTGATGGTACTCGCTTTCACCTTTTTGTTCCTAACGCTGTATCTCTTGGCGATCCGCAACGAGATTTTACGCCGGCGCTTGCGGCGCATGTCGATCCTGGCGGCGAGCGTCCAAGAGCAGGGACGGCCCTCCGCATGGGAGGCGGCTTATGAGCCATGA
- a CDS encoding four-helix bundle copper-binding protein, with amino-acid sequence MDRREFIAAAGTVAFAASASPAFAQAGEPDMHPPKYKALEEAAGHCVSTGNDCLRHCLGMYAMKDTSMAGCAEAAYQLVAACAALQTLAAVNSEHTGHLAKAVAMVCKDCQKECEKFPQIAECKACGESCKACAAECDKVAA; translated from the coding sequence ATGGACCGCCGTGAATTCATTGCCGCCGCTGGTACCGTCGCTTTCGCTGCGTCGGCTTCACCAGCCTTCGCTCAAGCCGGCGAGCCAGATATGCATCCGCCGAAATACAAGGCCCTAGAGGAAGCCGCCGGGCATTGCGTCTCTACAGGCAATGATTGCCTCAGGCACTGTCTCGGCATGTATGCGATGAAGGATACGAGCATGGCGGGCTGCGCCGAAGCAGCGTACCAGCTCGTTGCCGCCTGTGCGGCGTTGCAGACGCTTGCAGCGGTCAATTCGGAGCATACGGGCCATCTCGCCAAGGCGGTCGCAATGGTTTGCAAGGACTGCCAGAAGGAATGCGAAAAATTCCCACAAATCGCCGAGTGCAAGGCGTGTGGCGAATCTTGCAAGGCTTGCGCCGCGGAATGCGACAAGGTCGCGGCTTAA
- a CDS encoding peptide chain release factor 3: MSSPDPVARRRTFAIISHPDAGKTTLTEKLLLFGGAIQLAGEVRAKANRRQTRSDWMGIERERGISVVTSVMTFEYDGCVFNLLDTPGHEDFSEDTYRTLTAVDSAIMVIDAAKGIEARTRKLFEVCRLRDIPILTFINKLDRETRDPFELLDEIEKTLALDVCPITWPLGRGRAFAGTFDLQRNLVRQIDRDSEPVAVEGAADKFIAGLLDEADFAQAGDEIDLAKGGFKGFDLTSFLQGHLTPVFFGSALRNFGVRDLIDALKAFAPPPQGLQAVSRHVDAREAKMTGFVFKIQANMDPNHRDRIAFLRICSGKLTRGMKAKLVRTGKNIALNTPQFFFAQDRQLAEEAFAGDVVGIPNHGTLRIGDTLTEGEDLVFRGVPSFAPEILRRVKTSDAMKAKKLREALGQMAEEGVVQLFLPQDGSGAIAGVVGALQLDVLAERLNAEYGLSVSFEISRFEFARWIGSKNPGELDKFIQAHPASMARDLDGAPVFMAASGFDLRYEQERWPEIVFSDIKDYQKAIGQ, encoded by the coding sequence ATGAGCTCTCCTGATCCAGTCGCCCGGCGGCGAACCTTCGCTATCATTTCCCATCCCGATGCGGGAAAAACGACGCTCACCGAAAAGCTTCTGCTATTTGGCGGCGCGATCCAGCTTGCGGGAGAGGTTCGCGCCAAGGCCAACCGGCGGCAGACCCGCTCGGACTGGATGGGAATCGAACGCGAGCGGGGAATTTCGGTCGTGACCTCGGTGATGACCTTCGAGTATGACGGCTGCGTCTTTAATCTCCTCGACACCCCAGGCCACGAGGACTTCTCGGAAGATACCTACCGGACCCTAACCGCCGTTGATTCCGCAATCATGGTGATCGACGCGGCGAAGGGTATCGAGGCGCGCACCCGCAAGCTTTTTGAAGTGTGCCGCTTGCGCGATATTCCGATCCTTACTTTCATCAATAAGCTCGATCGTGAGACACGAGACCCCTTCGAGCTTCTCGACGAAATCGAAAAAACACTGGCGCTCGACGTTTGCCCCATAACTTGGCCGCTTGGGCGGGGCCGCGCCTTCGCGGGCACGTTCGACTTGCAACGCAATCTGGTACGGCAGATCGATCGCGACAGCGAGCCCGTGGCTGTTGAGGGGGCGGCCGATAAGTTCATCGCTGGCCTCCTTGATGAGGCCGATTTTGCCCAGGCCGGTGATGAAATCGACCTTGCTAAGGGAGGCTTTAAGGGCTTCGATCTCACATCGTTTTTGCAAGGCCATTTAACGCCCGTTTTTTTCGGCAGCGCGTTGCGCAATTTTGGGGTGCGCGATTTGATCGACGCGCTCAAAGCTTTCGCGCCGCCGCCGCAAGGTCTACAGGCGGTCTCGCGACACGTCGACGCGAGGGAAGCAAAAATGACCGGCTTTGTGTTCAAAATCCAAGCGAACATGGACCCCAATCATCGCGACAGGATCGCTTTTCTTCGTATTTGCTCCGGGAAGCTGACGCGCGGCATGAAGGCCAAATTGGTGCGCACCGGTAAGAATATCGCGCTTAACACACCGCAATTTTTCTTCGCCCAGGATCGTCAGCTCGCCGAGGAAGCCTTTGCTGGCGACGTGGTCGGCATACCAAATCACGGGACCTTGCGGATTGGCGACACTTTGACAGAGGGAGAGGATCTCGTCTTTCGCGGCGTCCCAAGTTTCGCGCCCGAAATCCTGCGCCGCGTCAAAACCAGTGATGCCATGAAAGCGAAAAAGCTGCGGGAAGCTTTGGGGCAAATGGCGGAGGAGGGCGTGGTGCAGCTGTTCTTGCCGCAGGATGGGTCAGGCGCGATCGCGGGTGTCGTTGGTGCCTTGCAGCTCGATGTCCTCGCCGAGCGGCTGAACGCGGAATACGGCCTCAGCGTAAGTTTTGAGATAAGCCGGTTCGAGTTCGCACGATGGATTGGCTCGAAAAATCCAGGCGAGCTAGACAAATTTATTCAGGCGCATCCGGCATCGATGGCGCGAGACTTGGATGGCGCCCCCGTCTTTATGGCCGCCTCGGGTTTCGATCTGCGATACGAGCAGGAAAGGTGGCCGGAGATCGTCTTCTCCGACATTAAGGATTATCAAAAGGCCATCGGCCAGTGA
- a CDS encoding MmcQ/YjbR family DNA-binding protein, whose translation MTYDDYNPFCHALPAASYVVQWGGSHVWKVGGKVFAIGGWADETPAFTFKVSGISYEVLKEQPGLRPAPYLASRGMTWIQNYAKPGLADDELRDYIRQSYRIVSQGLTKKKQRELGLNKL comes from the coding sequence ATGACCTACGATGACTACAACCCATTTTGCCATGCACTTCCCGCCGCAAGCTATGTGGTCCAATGGGGCGGATCACATGTGTGGAAAGTTGGCGGCAAGGTTTTTGCTATCGGTGGTTGGGCCGACGAAACCCCAGCTTTCACCTTCAAGGTGAGCGGCATCTCATATGAAGTGCTGAAGGAGCAACCGGGTCTGCGTCCGGCGCCATATCTTGCTTCACGCGGCATGACGTGGATACAGAACTATGCCAAGCCGGGACTCGCGGACGATGAATTGAGAGACTATATTCGTCAATCGTATCGCATCGTCTCTCAGGGTCTGACTAAGAAGAAGCAACGCGAACTGGGTCTCAACAAACTATAA
- a CDS encoding multidrug efflux RND transporter permease subunit has product MSFTDIFIRRPVLASVVSLLILLAGIQSAYKLQIRQFPQLSSTTITITTSYPGANAELIKGFITTPLAQAVASAEGIDTLVSNSQQNTSTITLNLLLNANADRAVADVLAKVNQVKYVLPREAFDPVVVKQTGDSTAVLYMSFNSKILTPSQITDYLNRVVQPRLQTIDGVANAQILGGQTFAMRVWLNPDRMAARGVTPLDVSIALAANNFTTAAGQIKGDFVQTSINAQTSVDSARAFGQLVVAAHGDAMIRLGDVADIELGPESADSSSGFDGLKAVFIGIYATPTANPLSVIDDVRKAFPELQSQLPAGLQASIAYDATKFIRASIHEVEKTLGEAALIVIVVIFLFLGNFRSTIIPIVTIPLSLIGVMTVLLMLGYSLNLLTLLALVLAIGLVVDDAIVVVENIYRHMEEGMSARDAALQGAHEIAGPVISMTITLAAVYAPIGFVSGLTGSLFREFAFTLAGAVVVSGVIALTLSPMMCSLLLKPPQPEAHGFPAFLDRMFEGLRQRYQRLLHRTLNFRAVTVLVLIGVLVLTAIMFMTTPKELAPDEDQGTIFAMVKTPQYANLDYMEKATAQIDAAANEIPEKEHVFVINGFAGVHQGFGGLILKPWDERKRTQKQIIEALQPKLAHVTGAEILAFGPPSLPGSTGGPPLQFVIRTIADYRQLADVMAEIEKAAHDSGLFIFANSDLKFDMPQIDFKIDADKANRLGIHMQEIGASLATLLGGNYVNRFSLQGRSYQVIPQAPREFRLTPDWLTRYQLRTSSGALISLATVASVTTSVQPNGLPTFQQLNAATLQGVPFPGHTLGEAIAFLQQKAKELLPEGYSVDYQGESRQYVQEGNTLVATFVFALIVIFLVLAAQFESFRDPLIILIALPTSMFGALLPLNILGVVGAASMNIYSQIGLVTLIGLISKHGILMVEFANRLQEQEGFGRRAAIEHAASVRLRPILMTTAAMVAGMIPLIVAVGAGAQSRFAIGIVIAAGMSVGTIFTLFVTPAIYTLVARDRNRSKPQRHSLPHPRAEVRSAAE; this is encoded by the coding sequence ATGTCTTTTACCGATATCTTTATCCGCCGGCCCGTCCTTGCCAGCGTGGTTAGTCTTTTGATTCTTCTTGCCGGAATTCAATCCGCTTACAAGCTGCAGATTCGGCAATTTCCGCAACTCTCCTCAACCACAATAACGATCACCACATCCTATCCAGGCGCCAATGCGGAGTTGATCAAGGGTTTTATCACGACGCCGCTCGCGCAGGCAGTTGCGAGCGCTGAAGGCATCGATACACTGGTTTCGAATTCGCAGCAAAACACCTCGACGATTACCCTCAACCTTCTCCTGAACGCTAACGCGGACCGTGCGGTGGCCGATGTCTTGGCCAAAGTTAATCAAGTCAAATATGTTTTGCCGCGCGAGGCGTTCGATCCGGTCGTTGTCAAGCAGACAGGCGATTCGACCGCTGTGCTTTATATGTCCTTCAATTCGAAGATTCTTACGCCCTCACAAATCACGGATTATCTCAACCGTGTCGTGCAGCCAAGACTGCAAACGATAGATGGCGTCGCCAATGCGCAAATCCTCGGCGGCCAGACTTTTGCGATGCGGGTATGGCTCAATCCGGACCGGATGGCTGCGCGCGGCGTGACCCCGCTCGATGTCTCGATTGCGCTTGCCGCGAATAATTTCACCACGGCTGCCGGCCAGATCAAGGGTGATTTTGTTCAAACGAGCATCAACGCTCAGACTTCGGTAGATTCGGCCAGAGCATTCGGTCAACTCGTCGTCGCGGCCCACGGCGACGCGATGATCCGGCTTGGCGATGTCGCCGATATTGAGCTTGGCCCAGAATCAGCGGATTCATCTTCCGGGTTCGATGGGTTGAAAGCGGTTTTTATCGGTATCTACGCCACGCCCACCGCCAATCCCCTGAGCGTCATCGACGACGTTCGCAAAGCTTTTCCAGAGCTTCAGTCGCAGTTGCCCGCCGGCCTTCAGGCCTCGATCGCCTATGATGCGACCAAATTCATTCGGGCTTCGATCCATGAGGTGGAGAAGACACTCGGCGAAGCGGCGCTGATCGTTATTGTCGTGATTTTCTTATTCCTTGGCAATTTTCGCTCGACGATCATTCCGATCGTGACCATCCCGCTTTCGCTCATCGGTGTGATGACCGTTCTTTTGATGCTCGGCTATTCGCTGAACCTTTTGACGCTGCTGGCCCTCGTTCTCGCGATTGGGCTTGTGGTGGACGATGCGATCGTTGTCGTTGAAAATATTTACCGCCACATGGAAGAAGGAATGTCCGCCCGCGATGCGGCGTTGCAGGGGGCGCACGAAATCGCCGGGCCGGTGATTTCGATGACCATCACGCTCGCCGCTGTCTATGCGCCGATTGGGTTTGTCTCAGGTCTGACCGGCTCGCTGTTCCGGGAATTTGCCTTTACCCTGGCGGGCGCTGTCGTCGTCTCGGGAGTTATCGCGCTCACATTGTCACCGATGATGTGTTCGCTTCTCCTGAAGCCACCCCAGCCCGAAGCCCATGGATTTCCCGCCTTCCTGGACCGGATGTTCGAGGGCCTGCGGCAGCGCTATCAGCGGCTCCTTCACAGGACCCTGAATTTCCGTGCCGTGACGGTATTGGTCCTGATCGGTGTTTTGGTGTTGACGGCAATTATGTTTATGACAACGCCCAAGGAACTCGCGCCGGATGAAGATCAGGGCACGATTTTCGCCATGGTCAAGACACCGCAATACGCCAATCTCGATTACATGGAGAAAGCGACGGCCCAGATCGATGCGGCTGCCAATGAGATTCCTGAAAAGGAGCATGTCTTCGTTATCAATGGTTTTGCGGGAGTGCATCAAGGCTTTGGTGGCCTTATTTTGAAGCCTTGGGATGAGCGCAAACGCACGCAAAAACAGATCATCGAAGCGCTGCAGCCAAAACTCGCGCATGTGACCGGAGCGGAGATTCTGGCGTTCGGGCCGCCGTCCTTGCCGGGCTCGACGGGCGGCCCGCCGCTGCAATTCGTGATCCGGACGATCGCCGATTACCGCCAGCTTGCGGATGTTATGGCCGAGATCGAAAAAGCGGCGCACGACAGTGGCCTGTTTATTTTCGCCAACAGCGATCTCAAGTTCGATATGCCGCAAATCGATTTCAAGATCGACGCGGATAAAGCCAATCGACTCGGCATTCACATGCAGGAGATTGGTGCCTCGCTCGCAACTCTGCTCGGCGGCAATTATGTCAACCGGTTCAGCCTCCAGGGGCGCAGCTATCAAGTCATTCCTCAGGCGCCGAGGGAGTTCCGGCTTACACCCGATTGGCTGACCCGCTATCAGTTGCGCACCAGCTCCGGCGCGCTTATTTCGCTGGCGACAGTCGCCAGCGTCACAACGAGCGTGCAGCCGAACGGACTGCCGACTTTCCAGCAATTGAATGCCGCGACATTGCAAGGCGTGCCCTTTCCCGGCCACACCCTTGGCGAAGCGATCGCTTTTCTGCAGCAAAAGGCAAAGGAACTTCTGCCGGAGGGCTACAGCGTCGATTATCAGGGCGAGAGCCGTCAGTACGTCCAAGAGGGCAATACGCTCGTTGCCACCTTCGTCTTCGCGCTTATCGTGATTTTTCTGGTGCTTGCCGCCCAGTTTGAAAGCTTCCGCGACCCGCTGATCATTCTTATCGCGCTGCCGACGTCGATGTTCGGCGCGCTTTTACCTTTGAACATCCTCGGAGTTGTCGGCGCGGCAAGCATGAATATTTATTCGCAGATTGGCCTCGTCACGCTGATCGGGTTAATCTCGAAACATGGGATCCTCATGGTGGAGTTCGCCAACCGGCTACAGGAGCAAGAAGGGTTTGGCCGCCGCGCGGCGATTGAACATGCTGCTTCAGTGCGGCTGCGCCCGATATTGATGACCACAGCCGCGATGGTGGCCGGTATGATTCCCCTGATCGTCGCGGTGGGCGCCGGGGCACAGAGCCGTTTCGCGATCGGGATCGTCATCGCGGCGGGCATGAGCGTTGGCACGATTTTTACGCTGTTCGTGACGCCGGCGATCTATACGCTGGTGGCAAGGGATCGAAATCGCAGCAAGCCGCAGCGGCATAGTCTTCCGCATCCCCGGGCCGAGGTGCGCTCTGCAGCCGAATAA
- a CDS encoding efflux RND transporter periplasmic adaptor subunit yields the protein MKRSIIFIGVLIFLAALSVGLGYFQFVVKPGMIKSFILAAVPPPTSVAVATARSETWTPRLPAIGSLRAVQEIEIAPQIGGAIVAVRVESGQDVEKGAPLFEIDNSVEQADLKNNLAVLKNADFALGRQRQLIQGGNTAKANFDSAEAARDSAAAAVERVRAIIAQKMLTAPFAGRVGIRKLDLGQYVSPGAGLISLQQLDPIFVDFPVPEKSLGLLKAGLPIELEVDAYPGQIFHGVIKTVDARVAQESRNVTVRGQLDNAKKQLRPGMFANVNVLAGEPLKVMTLPRTAITYSLYGDSVFVVKPIPPESGAAQAAPAKEEAVMIIERRPVRVGDVREDRVAILEGVDAGEVVVAEGQLKLQAGARVRIDSSAHLEPQAVRPKE from the coding sequence ATGAAGCGTAGCATCATTTTCATTGGCGTCTTGATATTTCTCGCGGCACTGAGCGTGGGGCTTGGCTATTTTCAATTCGTCGTCAAACCTGGGATGATCAAAAGCTTCATCCTTGCGGCGGTACCCCCACCAACCTCGGTTGCGGTCGCCACGGCGCGAAGCGAGACCTGGACACCGCGTCTGCCCGCGATTGGCTCCTTGCGAGCCGTCCAAGAAATCGAAATCGCGCCGCAAATCGGCGGCGCGATTGTCGCCGTCCGGGTTGAGTCGGGCCAAGACGTAGAAAAAGGCGCGCCTCTCTTCGAAATCGACAATTCGGTGGAGCAGGCCGATCTTAAGAATAATCTCGCGGTGCTCAAGAACGCTGATTTCGCGCTTGGGCGTCAGCGTCAGCTGATCCAAGGCGGCAATACGGCCAAGGCCAATTTTGATTCCGCTGAAGCGGCGCGAGATTCCGCCGCCGCCGCGGTGGAACGCGTTCGCGCCATCATCGCGCAGAAGATGCTCACGGCTCCATTTGCTGGCCGAGTCGGAATTCGTAAGTTGGATCTTGGGCAATATGTTTCGCCGGGAGCCGGCCTTATTTCCTTGCAGCAGCTTGATCCGATTTTTGTTGATTTCCCGGTACCCGAAAAATCTCTCGGCTTGCTGAAAGCTGGCTTGCCGATCGAACTCGAGGTCGACGCTTATCCAGGACAAATATTTCATGGCGTGATCAAAACCGTCGATGCACGGGTTGCTCAGGAAAGCCGCAATGTCACGGTGCGCGGTCAGCTTGACAATGCCAAAAAACAACTCAGGCCCGGAATGTTTGCCAATGTGAACGTGCTTGCCGGGGAACCCCTTAAGGTCATGACATTGCCCCGAACTGCTATTACCTATTCGCTTTATGGAGATAGCGTTTTCGTGGTTAAGCCCATTCCTCCGGAGTCGGGTGCTGCGCAGGCGGCACCGGCGAAGGAGGAGGCTGTCATGATCATTGAACGCAGACCCGTGCGCGTCGGCGATGTACGGGAAGATCGTGTCGCCATTCTCGAAGGGGTCGATGCTGGCGAAGTCGTCGTTGCCGAAGGTCAGCTCAAATTGCAGGCGGGAGCACGGGTGCGCATCGATTCGTCCGCGCATCTTGAGCCGCAGGCTGTCCGGCCAAAGGAATAA